TTGATTCCAGAAAAGCCTGCTTCATCACATGACTGGCAAGATCAGATGACTACAATTGTGAAAAACCATAGAGCTGCTGGTAAGAGAAAGACAATTGTGATTGTTGCCGAAGGTGCAATTACTATAGACTTGAAACCAATTAGCTCAGAGGATGTCAAGGACGTATTGGTGGACCGTTTGGGTTTGGATACGAGAATTACTACATTGGGACATGTGCAAAGAGGTGGATCGGCCGTCTCTTTTGATAGGATCTTGGCTACTCTCCAAGGTGTCGAAGCCGTTAAAGCAGTATTGGATTTGACGCCAGACACACCTTCACCCTTGATTGCCATTGATGAGAATCAAGTGGTGAGAAGGCCATTGGTTGAGGCAGTCAAGATTACCAAGTCTGTGGCACAAGCTATTGCCGAAagagattttgaaaaagccATGTCCTTGAGGGATTCTGAGTTTAAAGAACATTTGGCTAATTTTATGGCAATGAACAGTGCCTGTCACGATAAACCAGTTTTGCCAgtggaaaaaaggaaaaagattgccatcatcaacattggTGCTCCTGCTGGTGGTATGAACTCAGCGACGTATGCCATGGCCACATATTGTATGTCCCAAGGTCACACTCCATATGCTATACATAATGGATTTGCAGGTTTGTCAAGGCACGAGTCAGTGAAATCTATTGAGTGGATTGATATCGAAGGATGGAACAGTGTTGGTGGTTCAAACATTGGTACAAATAGGCAGACACCAGCCGAGACGGATATTGGTATGGTTGCCCATTACTTTGAAAAGTACCAATTTGATGGGTTGATTATTGTGGGAGGTTTTGAGGCTTTTGTTTCGTTGAATCAACTTGAGCAGGCGAGATCAATGTATCCTGCTTTCAGGATCCCCATGGTTTTGATCCCAGCAACCATTTCAAACAATGTTCCTGGTACAGAATATTCGCTTGGTGCAGATACATGTTTAAACGCACTTATGGACTATTGTGATATCATTAAACAGTCTGCATCAGCAACTAGAGGCAGAGCGTTTGTTATTGAAGTTCAAGGAGGAAACTCTGGTTATATTGCTACATTTTCTGCATTGGTGAGTGGAGCTCAAGCCTCTTATGTTCCAGAAGAAGGAATTCATTTGCAACAATTGGAAATGGATATCAGCTCCTTGCGCGAAGGTTTTGCTGTCGATAAAGACCTCACCAAAGCAGGTAAATTGATCATCAAATCTTCCAATGCATCATCTGTACTCACTCCACAAGTGCTTGCTGATATAATCAATGCTGAAAGCAAAGGAGAGTTTGACACAAAGACCGCTATCCCGGGACACGTTCAACAGGGTGGATTGCCTTCACCTATTGACCGTACTAGAGCCGATAGATTTGCCATCAAGGCTGTGCAATTCATTGAGGAACACGCCGATATAATGGAGCCTGTTAGATACACGCTTGATTTCCCACACGATGAACCTAAGTATGCAGATACTGCAACTGTTCTTGGTGTTAAGTCGTCGCACTTGAAATTTACTTCCATCAGACGattgtttgattttgagaCTGAGTTGAAGAGAAGAATGCCCAAAAAGGTGTTTTGGAGCAAGATTAGAGACATTGCCGATGATCTCGTTGGTAGAACAAGGTACAGAACAACATGAGAATAGATAAATTAGACATTTCATCAAGGGTTTACTGATGGTGAACATGATAAAAATGGTAGAGTGAGTAGTATTAAGAAAAGCATTATTAGTAACATTATTAGCAATACCATTAGTAGCATCATTAATAACATCATTAGTAGCGTCATTAATGACTTCATTAGTATGTTCATTGACACCAGCGTTGAGAAAGGGGAAAAGGAATAAATTCTGGGGAAAGACAGAGActtttacaaaacaaaataaactcatctaactatttttttttacatactttatatatatatcttatTCAAGGTTGACTCTTCTTGTGTTTAATTTATAaagcgaaaaaaaagaaaagtcaaACAGAAGCACATAAATTTTAGAATTCAAAATTGTTACTTTAGCTTGTTATTTATGCTCTTGGTTCATaccttattttttttcatttgaacTGCtctattgttttcattCGACTTGTTTCTTGGAGAGTGATATCTCCGTTCAACGGAAATAATTATACAATGCGATAgcgtcaaaaaaaaaataatatctCCAAAAAAATCCATTGATAATGTTTCCTGCTCCCCATCTACACATTATATTCTAATGATGCTGCATTGTCTACCAACTTGAACTCAGATTTCAGATCTAATCTTTaagtttgattttgattacAGGCATGAATAGCGAGTCGTATTCACAGGATCATGTGCAACCAAGTATTACACCTTCCTCGCATAAAAACACTTTACCGCATTCCAAACCCActtatatacaaaaacaagaaaatgagGAATACAAGTCTATGCTCAAGTTGATCCAACTGAAGCAAAACCAGtcgcaaaaaaagagatttcaattttttggtgAACCTCAACCACCAACAATACCACTGCATCAGCAAGTAAAGTCCTATTCTTCTTTACCAATTGCAGGTTCCTGGAATAGCGATACTACAAAAAGTCAAGATAAGTCAGTCACAATAATCAATGAGACGTATTCTGCTAAAGTCGGCCACTTGCACGTAAAGAAGTTTGAATCAAGTATACTCTCGATTCAGGGGCATTCTTTGAATCTTTCAAATGGGCTGAACTCGATCTTGGTGTTGAAATGCAATGGGCCAATACTAGTGCATGATATAAACtattgtattgttgttatccTTCAGTGCCAACAAGCTAGATTCCACAACTCTTCtaattgtattgtattcATGGcgaaaaatgaaacaagCGGTGACTCTTTTGAGGAACTGAAAGACGCTGTTGAAAGTGGTATTGATACAAGCTTGCCTCCATTGATTGTGGAAAATTGTGCTTATCTCAGAACAAACCAAATgaatattgaaaattttaATCATCCTTCCCGGAAATTTAGAGATCCAACTTTTCAATCATTAGATGcgaatgaaaaaaacagtTTGAAAGAAGTTTGCGAACGAGCAGATTTGGCGGATTTGGCATCAATCTTACGACGATATGGAGTGATAAATACTAATTGTCAGAATAGTACTGCTTTTACtgctaccactactactactactactactactactactactactactactactactactgctgctgctgctgctgctaatgaatatgataataataaataaaaataataccAATTTGGGGTGTAGAAAGTGAAAGAATGTGCGATGACCACAGCTTTAAGCGAACTAAAAGCTTTCTCTAATTGGTCGCGAATGCacagaaagcaaaaaacaggtataataaaaaaagggaaagaatTCATGGCAACATATCTACATGGttcaaaataaagaaattcgaatcaaaaaaagaaaaaaaaaaaaaaaaacaataatcaAGCCGTAAATTGTTGAGTAAATAACTAATCAATGACTGCAACTTCGTTTCGAAGCTTATCAAGACATCTTTTGATCTGTTCCGAGCTTGCTGGTTTCTCAATCACGTAATCAAAGCAGCCACTTTGTCTTGCCTCTTCAGGGAATCCCGTGATGGCAACAACAGGTGTATCTGCGTTTTTTCCGGTGGTATATTTGATCAACTTTATAGCGTCTATTGCATCGACTTTGGCTAATCTTAGTCCGGTCATTATAAAATCAAACTTAACTTGACTGGTTGCTCTCTTGATCAACTCTTCACCGTCGGATACAGCAATTGTGATGCAACCGGCTTTCTCAAGTAGTTTTACCGTTTGGTGACGAACGGATGAGATAGGTTCACAATAAAGAACATCTATCTCATGCAGTAGCGATACAACCGTATCAGACATTCTCGAACTCTCGCGTCTTCTTTGAATCCTCAAGAGTGCATTCGAACGATTAGCTGCCTCCTCTGAGTCTGATGAATTTGGCGATGAGAAATCACGGATATGCGACAGTGCAGTACCAGCGATACTTGGGTTGGGGTATGAGAACGTACTTGCCGTGGGGGAATGCTGCGATAATAAACTTGACTGCTTGTGCAATGTTTGCACATACGGCGAACTAGATGATCTTTGATGAAAATACGAGGTTGACGTATTTGGTGATTCACCTGGCATCACTTCATCCCCCAGCGAAAACGTACTTACTGTTGAGGGGATACGCTCGTGTTTACGCAAATCCATGGGTCTGTGCGGTATCGATGGTCCCAAACCTGCAGGTGGTGAAATTGGTCTTTTGAAAGGACTGCCACTAAAACTTGTAATGGGCCCTACCATGCCGGTATTACCGCCAGCATTGCTACTAGCACTATTAGTACCCCCACCGATACCTCCACTTTGGTTCGCGGTACCAAACGAGAACCCACGAGAGCGTAACACGGGAGTACTTTCCAGAGACGACGATGAAAAGCTATTCATATGCTCCATATGCTCTGACTTGAGTCTGTTAATAACGTCTTTATTCTGCTTCTCCAATACTGACAAATTTCTAAAATGGAACAGTCCAAACTCTCCACTGGGATCACTCAATTTATTCGGCCTCCTCTCAGAccttgaagaagatgaatggGTACTTGGTGGTAAGTGAAGCGAATTAATAGACAGTCTTCTATCGTTATTGGTATCGTCGTTTACTTTTTCCTCATCTGATGACGATGAGTCTTCCTTGGGAAATTGTGCCAATTGTGCGCCTCGCAAGTCAAAGTAATCTGTCAGCTCTGGATCCTCTGAATTTGGAATAAATACGCCCGGCTCCTCATACAATGTATCCCAATGAATGTGTCTGAAAAAAGCGTGATTTTTGATCTCCTCAGCTCCGTTGGACCCAAGCCTCTTTTCAGGATCAAGAGTCAATAGTTGTTTGATCAAATCCTTTCCCTCTGGAGTGCAAAATTCCATATCTTCTTCAGGTGATAAGTTGGGCCAATCAATTTTGCCACTCAAGATGTTGTCAAACACTTCTTGTGGGGTTTCTGCATGAAATGGGGGATAACCGTAAAGAAATTCAAACAAAATGCATCCAATAGACCACCAATCCGATGCTTCGCTTTGACCAACACCTTGAATAGTCTCTGGCGCTAAGTAATCTGGAGTGCCAACGAATTTCTTAATCTCATGATCACCGGCACCCACGCCTCCgtgttcttgttttggGTCATACAAGGCATAGTTTGTAACCGAAGGACTTGAACtatcatcttcaacaattgcaaaagatgATTCGGAAGCTGTTCTTGGAATAATGGGCTTCAACAACGGAGAGTCATTGCCACCAGAGTTTGACCTTATGCTTTTCTTTCGAGTGCCAATTACAGGAGGTTGGCTCAATCCTTCTATAGAGGCTATTGGTGAGCTCGATGCTTGCGACGATGATGCATCAGGTGTCAGAAACAAATACAGTTGCTGATGTAGTTTCAAGTGCTCTAATGTAGGAGATAAGGAAACAGGTGTGCTTGAGCTATaccttttttgattttgttgttgttgttgtgctggtggtggttggtGATGCAGATagtgttgctgctgctgctgctgctgctgctgtgaTTGATTCTGCATTACATGCTCATCATTGGTGTTTCCTCCGCCAGCGGATGCACCTCCAAACATGCTGCGGAACAATTCAACATTTTGCTCATTaatactgctatttctatgTTGCGTTTGCCTTCCCACAACACCTAAACGTGAAAGCCCAAAATCTGTTAATTTTAAATGCCCATTTTGATCAATAAGAATGTTATCTGGTTTCAAATCTCGATGGATAATACCTCGCTTGTGTAGATCATCAACCCCAATGATTATTTCGGCAATGTAACGAGGAGACCAATccaaaccaacaacacccaAGCTCTTGATAAGATTGCCACAATCTCCTCCATTGAGATATTCCATGaccaaatataaaaaatttttcgATTGGAAACTGTGGTACAATTGAGCAACATAAGGAGAATCTGATTGCCGCATCATGACTGCCCTTTCTGACTTGACATTTAGCACTTGATTTTTAGCTATCATATCTCTTTTACGAAGACATTTTATGGCAACGTAATCGCCAGTAATCCTTCTTCTTGCTAAAAACACCGATCCAAATGCACCTTTGCTTATTGGTTTGATGACTTCGTAATCTTTGATGCTAGCTGTTTTGGGAGGAGGCGGTTGTGTTGATACGAGCAATGGTGACAAGGGAGGCCTAGCTGTACTGCTTTTCAGACTCGGCGTAGCAGATGCTTGAGATAATCCTCGACCATGTGAAGGGCCACTGGTATCTAGAGACAATTTggtaattcttttttcgttGATATTCCCGTTATTTGCGGTCGAGTCAACCATTGGCGACGACATGGGTGATGCTTTTACTGCATTATTCTTCAGCAACGTAGTAAGGTTGATTTTATCGAGACATGGCGCTGGAGACAAATGATGATGCCTGGGTGAAGAGTACACTGAATTGTTACCTGACGATTTCCGGGaactttgattttgaattgTCTCGATCAACTCTCTAGAGCTGTTGTTACTTTGCGAATTTCGCGAACTAAAGCTAGATCTCGATTTGGTGAGAACGGGTGGTAACGCAGGTGGTAAAACGGGTGGTGTCACGGTTGACAGATGGTGGGGCGCTTCATTGGAATCTCGGCGTAGCAAATCGTGTGGTGTCACGACGTTGTCGTATGAAGCATGCAAAACTTCGGGAGACTTGCTTCGCGACGGCTGTGGAGCAGCCATTAGTGGCGTTGGAGCTTTCAATTGAGGCAGGTTTCTATTGAGTTTATAATTCTGATCTTGGCTCTGCAAATGGTTGGcaatttgcatttgcatgtTCACATTTTGAGAATCATTGTCATTGGCTATATATGACAGCAGtggatgatgttgatgagaTGAATCGAGTTGATTATTACTACTCGGCGTTGCACTTCTCGACAATGCAAATTCAGTTTGGTCTCTGATTTTCTCCACTGTTTCACGTACACACATCAACACTAGTTCATCGACTCTATTCTTGATCTTTTCCGAATATTGCAAAATGGAGACTAATCGAGATAATATTTCCAACTTCTCGCTGATAAGTACATCGACATCTTCTATAAGTTGTTTTATGGCCGGGTCCGAAGATTCAATGTGGCCCTGGTGGTTCATAGCTGAGGTTATATGCTTTTCTGATTCTGGTGAAAATGATACAATAGTAGTTTGAGGATTGGTGATATCGCCATCATCAAAGGTATCACCTCCACCCCCAACTCCATCCGCGTCGTTACCagttttattattactttCACTTGTAGTAGCTATTCTCCTCGAAGGTGGGTTAATTGCCAATGCTTCGTCACAAGATTCAATAAGTCTTTGTAAAGTGCCAAAGGGGAATTTTTTAGAGTAAATCAAGCTTTTATTGCGTGCTTGGAAATTCTTGGTCAATACTTTGTTGGCTAGCCTTGGCGAAGATGTTTCCGAAATTACTGGTAAAGGTATTCCTTTGTATTCCAACATCACATTCAGAGTGCCATCATCATCTGACGACGAGCCAGATGAAACAGAAGATCGAGGCAGAAGGTGTATTGACCCCAGAGATGACAGCAACGACTGTGCTGAACCAGCGTCACTTCCACTTCCACTTGAACCTGAACCTGAAGTTGTACTTGTACTTACATTTGTACTTGTACTTGTTCCTCCTCCCACGGTTTGTTGCATTTGCAGAGCTAGACTCTCGCTAATCTTCTCAACCATATCTCGTTGATCTACTATTGCATCATGACATTGTTGTAATTGCTCATCGACTCTATGTTCAATAATGCATAAATCTGAATGCTTTTCTATGAACCAAGCAGGAATGTGAGTTTCACATATCCTACATAGTATAGTATTCGGTTGTGGtacattttcttcatcGGTTATGCCggagtttttcaaatttacCAAGTACGATTCAAAAATCTCAGAGCCAAACCCCAAAAGATCAAACAATGCCGTTGGTATTGATAGTTCCAAATCAACGTGAACGAATGGACGGATGGTCCACATTGAGTGGGTTGGAAGTTTTGTCTTTGGGTCGTGGATCATTATCCCCTGTGCTTCCAATTCAATAAAGTCTCCATCATTTGACAATGTAGACGAAAGTGGGCTCGATGTAGTTGCCGATAATAAGATTTCTTCATCTACATTTTCCAATCCTTgctcttgtttttgctctttttcttcaggAACAAAATCGTCAACGGGTAAGgattcaacatcaacaaccaGTAAATCTTCAGTAGAGTTATGCGGAGTTCTTCGCCCACTCAGCGATGCAACAATATTCCTCAACTCGGCAATCCTCGCATTTTCCTctccatcttcatcttcgtcattgtcattgtcattgtcattgtctttgtctttgtcctTGTCAATAAGCAGGCTATACCTTGTGTGATTAGTTGCAGTAATGAATTTAACCTTGTAGCTTCCGTCATCTTTAATCATTGAGTCGATAGCCTTGTTGAATACTTGAAAATCTTCGTCGTTTATACCAATGATAATCTTTGATATGTGTCGATTCTTAATCTTCTTTATATGGGTACCAACTATATATTCCCAATTCTGCGACAAGTACTTGATATTTCCATCAAGGTCCAATTCCATCACAATTGTTGGGTTATTCAGTGATGCTAGTCTTAAATCGATGTGATCTTCAATCTTGTTGTACGTGGATTGCGAAATCATCTTTGGCggggaagaagaggaggaggaggagtaGGTATCTGCATTGTTATTTTGTGATACTTGTGATATTTGTGATACTTGTGTACCTGGTACATCTGGTGTACCTGGTGTACCTGGTGAATCGTCTTGTACtgtgctttgttttgtttggtttgaatttttttgtgCATTTTGATTATCACCGATTATGCAAATCAGAGGTCGTTCACTCTGGGGTGatcctcttttcttctcaagatgctgttgttgttgttgttgttgccgCTGTTCCTGCAGTTGTGgttgcttttgtttgtgtataCTAGGATCGGGTGAGTTGCTCTTTGATAGTTGACGTGGTGAAATCGATCGGTCAATTGAATGGGGGTGGTGCATATCCATATTTTGGAATACTAGTTCATCAAAGATAGAGTTATTGATTGGACTCTGTCCATCCTCTGTGTTTCCAGACATTCTACTTTTATTTAAAGGTATATGTGCTGGCAATCTGGACCTAGATTAGTTTCGTTCGGTGTTGTGTATAATTTGTGGGTAATTCCTGGGTAATGTATGTTGCGTGTCTCTTTATATCTATGACTctctctatatatatatatatatttatgtgtgtgtgtgtagtTGTGTGTGCTATTCAAACAAGGTTAGTATATAGAAATCACTTAGATTTCATTATACTATACTATGATGAAGAGTGATGTAAAGTCAAAGGAAAGTAGGATTGAAGCACTGaataatttttcaataaacgaaaaaaaaaacaagaaaagagaaaggaacCAAATGACCAAGATTCTATTCTTGTAGTTTTTAATCAATGGATTGGACCTTTCTATGTatattctctttctttctttctctctgtctctctctctctctctctctctctactTCTATGTATGGATTTGTGGCTGATTGATACAtgttgttttctattttatttttatttttatttttttctggttgtaaaaaaaatgaagaacaaTGCATTTTGTGTGTCTGAGAGATTTTATCTTTGTTTCTCAGCGATAATGGAGAGAGAGTATAGACACAATACAAACATTCTGAGAGGTAAAGGGGGTGGGAAGTAggttgcatttgcatttgggaaatagaaatattTTATAGGCATGTGTATATTCAAGTATAAAATTAATGGTTGTAAAATCAGCTATAATATCTCGCTATCTAATaaagaggaaagagagGAGCTGAGTGgttaaaaaacaaactc
This DNA window, taken from Lodderomyces elongisporus chromosome 7, complete sequence, encodes the following:
- the PFK2 gene encoding phosphofructokinase beta-subunit; translation: MLSIVNGSSTIPLIAGSSDLVNDALNFYTNVLGLIEHSKTNDTVYLSNDGVQVIVAITLDETKGNSAQEVSKRREEILSKLNIVDWRSLDTTYVLKVEKLVDLVEQLKTFNYNVQITPNELYPNEVYCVDPLGYILGFTACDEPLTVVPPLQKARPRIDSSKLDSTLMSTTASVAKNDFDAGSAAANFPSRRNIAVMTSGGDAPGMNAAVRAVVRAAVFRGCKAFAIKEGYEGLVRGGEKYITEMKWQDVRGFLSDGGTNIGTARCMEFKEREGRLKGCRHLIEAGIDGLIVCGGDGSLTGADLFRSEWPSLISELRERKEITEEQYERHKHLYICGMVGSIDNDMATTDSTIGCYSALERICRAVDYIDATANSHSRAFVVEVMGRHCGWLALMAGIATSADYILIPEKPASSHDWQDQMTTIVKNHRAAGKRKTIVIVAEGAITIDLKPISSEDVKDVLVDRLGLDTRITTLGHVQRGGSAVSFDRILATLQGVEAVKAVLDLTPDTPSPLIAIDENQVVRRPLVEAVKITKSVAQAIAERDFEKAMSLRDSEFKEHLANFMAMNSACHDKPVLPVEKRKKIAIINIGAPAGGMNSATYAMATYCMSQGHTPYAIHNGFAGLSRHESVKSIEWIDIEGWNSVGGSNIGTNRQTPAETDIGMVAHYFEKYQFDGLIIVGGFEAFVSLNQLEQARSMYPAFRIPMVLIPATISNNVPGTEYSLGADTCLNALMDYCDIIKQSASATRGRAFVIEVQGGNSGYIATFSALVSGAQASYVPEEGIHLQQLEMDISSLREGFAVDKDLTKAGKLIIKSSNASSVLTPQVLADIINAESKGEFDTKTAIPGHVQQGGLPSPIDRTRADRFAIKAVQFIEEHADIMEPVRYTLDFPHDEPKYADTATVLGVKSSHLKFTSIRRLFDFETELKRRMPKKVFWSKIRDIADDLVGRTRYRTT
- the RIM15 gene encoding rim15, signal transduction response regulator, translated to MSGNTEDGQSPINNSIFDELVFQNMDMHHPHSIDRSISPRQLSKSNSPDPSIHKQKQPQSQEQRQQQQQQQHLEKKRGSPQSERPSICIIGDNQNAQKNSNQTKQSTVQDDSPGTPGTPDVPGTQVSQISQVSQNNNADTYSSSSSSSPPKMISQSTYNKIEDHIDLRLASSNNPTIVMELDLDGNIKYLSQNWEYIVGTHIKKIKNRHISKIIIGINDEDFQVFNKAIDSMIKDDGSYKVKFITATNHTRYSSLIDKDKDKDNDNDNDNDEDEDGEENARIAELRNIVASSSGRRTPHNSTEDLSVVDVESLPVDDFVPEEKEQKQEQGLENVDEEILLSATTSSPLSSTLSNDGDFIELEAQGIMIHDPKTKLPTHSMWTIRPFVHVDLELSIPTALFDLLGFGSEIFESYLVNLKNSGITDEENVPQPNTILCRICETHIPAWFIEKHSDLCIIEHRVDEQLQQCHDAIVDQRDMVEKISESLASQMQQTVGGGTSTSTNVSTSTTSGSGSSGSGSDAGSAQSLSSSSGSIHLSPRSSVSSGSSSDDDGTSNVMLEYKGIPLPVISETSSPRLANKVLTKNFQARNKSLIYSKKFPFGTLQRLIESCDEALAINPPSRRIATTSESNNKTGNDADGVGGGGDTFDDGDITNPQTTIVSFSPESEKHITSAMNHQGHIESSDPAIKQLIEDVDVLISEKLEILSRLVSILQYSEKIKNRVDELVLMCVRETVEKIRDQTEFALSRSATPSSNNQLDSSHQHHPSSSYIANDNDSQNVNMQMQIANHLQSQDQNYKLNRNSPQLKAPTPLMAAPQPSRSKSPEVLHASYDNVVTPHDLLRRDSNEAPHHSSTVTPPVLPPALPPVLTKSRSSFSSRNSQSNNSSRELIETIQNQSSRKSSGNNSVYSSPRHHHLSPAPCLDKINLTTLSKNNAVKASPMSSPMVDSTANNGNINEKRITKLSLDTSGPSHGRGLSQASATPSSKSSTARPPLSPLLVSTQPPPPKTASIKDYEVIKPISKGAFGSVFLARRRITGDYVAIKCLRKRDMIAKNQVLNVKSERAVMMRQSDSPYVAQLYHSFQSKNFLYLVMEYLNGGDCGNLIKSLGVVGLDWSPRYIAEIIIGVDDLHKRGIIHRDLKPDNILIDQNGHLKLTDFGLSRLGVVGRQTQHRNSSINEQNVELFRSMFGGASAGGGNTNDEHVMQNQSQQQQQQQQQHYSHHQPPPAQQQQQNQKRYSSSTPVSLSPTLEHLKLHQQSYLFSTPDASSSQASSSPIASIEGLSQPPVIGTRKKSIRSNSGGNDSPLLKPIIPRTASESSFAIVEDDSSSPSVTNYALYDPKQEHGGVGAGDHEIKKFVGTPDYLAPETIQGVGQSEASDWWSIGCILFEFLYGYPPFHAETPQEVFDNILSGKIDWPNLSPEEDMEFCTPEGKDLIKQLLTLDPEKRLGSNGAEEIKNHAFFRHIHWDTLYEEPGVFIPNSEDPESTDYFDLRGAQLAQFPKEDSSSSDEEKVNDDTNNDRRSSINSLHLPPSTHSSSSRSERRPNKLSDPSGEFGSFHFRNLSVLEKQNKDVINRLKSEHMEHMNSFSSSSSESTPVLRSRGFSFGTANQSGGIGGGTNSASSNAGGNTGMVGPITSFSGSPFKRPISPPAGLGPSIPHRPMDLRKHERIPSTVSTFSSGDEVMPGESPNTSTSYFHQRSSSSPYVQTLHKQSSLLSQHSPTASTFSYPNPSIAGTASSHIRDFSSPNSSDSEEAANRSNALLRIQRRRESSRMSDTVVSLSHEIDVLYCEPISSVRHQTVKLLEKAGCITIAVSDGEELIKRATSQVKFDFIMTGLRLAKVDAIDAIKLIKYTTGKNADTPVVAITGFPEEARQSGCFDYVIEKPASSEQIKRCLDKLRNEVAVID